The genomic segment CTCGTCACCGGGGCCATCGAGTCCCATGCCGCCGATGCCGTCATCCTCGCCACCGGTGGCTACGGCAACTGCTGGTACCTCTCCACCTACGGACGCCTTTCCAACGTCACCGCCACCTGGCGCGCCCACAAAAAAGGCGCCTTTTTCGCCAACCCCTGCTACGCCCAGATCCACCCCACCTGCATCCCGGTCAGCGGCGACTACCAGTCCAAGCTCACCCTCATGTCCGAGTCCCTCCGCAACGACGGCCGGGTCTGGGTCCCCAAGAAAAAGGAAGACTGCGACAAACCCCCGGCCTCCATCCCCGAAGCCGACCGCGACTACTACCTCGAACGCAAATACCCCAGCTACGGCAACCTCGCCCCCCGCGACATCTCCTCCCGTGCGGCCAAGGAAGCCTGCGATGACGGCCGCGGTGTCGGCCCGGGCAAGCTTGGTGTTTACCTCGACTTCGCCGACGCCATCAAACGCCTCGGCCGCCACACCATCGAGGAGCGTTACGGCAACCTCTTCGACATCTACAAGGAAATCACCGGCGAAAACGCCTACGACGCCCCCATGCGCATCTACCCCGCCATCCACTACACCATGGGCGGCCTCTGGGTGGATTACGAATTGATGAGCAACCTGCCCGGGCTGTTCGTCCTCGGCGAAGCCAACTTCTCCGACCACGGGGCCAACCGCCTCGGCGCCAGCGCCCTCATGCAGGGTCTGGCCGACGGTTACTTCGTCATCCCTTACACCATCAACAACTACCTCGCCTCCGTCGGCCCGGGCAAATGCCCGAAGAACGACGCCCCCGAATTCCAACAGGCCCTCCAGGCCAGCCGGGACCTGACCAACAGGTTCCTCGCCACCAAGGGCACCCGCACCGTCAATTCCTTCCACAAGGAACTGGGCAAGATCATGTGGGACTACTGCGGCATGGCCCGCGACAAGGCCGGACTCGAGAAAGCCCTCCAACTCATCCCCGCCCTGCGCGAGGAATTCTGGAAAACCGTCAACGTCCCCGGCGACAACGAGGAAATCAACCAGGCCCTGGAAAAAGCCGGGCGCGTGGCCGATTTCCTCGAACTGGGCGAACTCATCGTGCGCGACGCCCTGGCCCGCGGCGAATCCTGCGGCGGCCACTTCCGCACCGAATTCCAGACCGAGGACGGCGAGGCCCTGCGCAATGACGAGGAATACTCCTACGTCGCCGCCTGGG from the Candidatus Methylacidiphilales bacterium genome contains:
- a CDS encoding fumarate reductase/succinate dehydrogenase flavoprotein subunit — its product is MSLQSKTPPGPLSQKWDRFKQDSKLVAPNNKRKYKIIVVGTGLAGASAAASLAELGYQVHCFTYHDSPRRAHSVAAQGGINAAKNYQNDGDSVHRLFYDTIKGGDFRAREANVYRLAQVSVNIIDQCAAQGVPFAREYGGLLANRSFGGAQVSRTFYARGQTGQQLLLGAYQALERQIGLGTVQMFCRHEMVELVVVNGHAKGIITRNLVTGAIESHAADAVILATGGYGNCWYLSTYGRLSNVTATWRAHKKGAFFANPCYAQIHPTCIPVSGDYQSKLTLMSESLRNDGRVWVPKKKEDCDKPPASIPEADRDYYLERKYPSYGNLAPRDISSRAAKEACDDGRGVGPGKLGVYLDFADAIKRLGRHTIEERYGNLFDIYKEITGENAYDAPMRIYPAIHYTMGGLWVDYELMSNLPGLFVLGEANFSDHGANRLGASALMQGLADGYFVIPYTINNYLASVGPGKCPKNDAPEFQQALQASRDLTNRFLATKGTRTVNSFHKELGKIMWDYCGMARDKAGLEKALQLIPALREEFWKTVNVPGDNEEINQALEKAGRVADFLELGELIVRDALARGESCGGHFRTEFQTEDGEALRNDEEYSYVAAWEYGNGSGPKLHKEAIVYEETKMTQRSYK